A stretch of DNA from Vanrija pseudolonga chromosome 6, complete sequence:
ATGCCCTGCTCGCCATGtctggcgcgacggccgcgttTGCCAGCGCGATGGaggcgtgctcgaggtgagTTACTCGTCGCCGCAACGGGCGATGATGTGATGGGGCGTgtaccgccgccgggcgaAGCCGGAGGCGTGCTCCTGGGAGGCTGggagacgccgccgccgctggtgggcggtgggccCGACATCGACGCATTACTAACGCGCACGCCCAGGGTCAAGGGATGTCGTGGTGCCAATGCTGCTCTGGCAGGAGGCGCTGGCCTGCAGTTCCTTATCTCGAACCACGAACAGATCCTCGCGGACACGGTGTATCGCCAGTTTGAGATCCCCCTGCTCGAGGCCCTAGACAATTACAAGCTCATCACGGCTGATCGCCTCGCGGCGTACGAGAAGGCGCTGCACCAGCAGAGCGACAAGATCCGGCGCACCGAAGCCGACAACATGAAGATTGGGCGCAGGCGCAAGCGTGACCTCAACCAGTTCAGGCAGGCGCTGGCCGACCTCCAGCgccaggtcgacgagctcgacgccatcaagcTCAACTACCacgaggaggtgctcgagtcggaggaggaggcgtgGGACACGGTGCTGGGCAAAGTCGCGTTTGTGATCCGCTCCCAGCTCGACTTCTACGAGAAGATTGCCGGCAAGGCGAGCGACCCGATCCTCGAGCCGCTGGTCATGAGCATTCCCGACCCCTTCGATGCGTACGGACcgcccaaggaggaggggcagATCTTTAGTGTGCTTTCCCCGTAAGTATGGCGATCATGGGATTGATTGGCACCGGGCGCGCGCCAGTGCCCCAGATCCCCAGAGCCCCCAGAACCCCGCTGACGTTTTCCCCCAGACTAGGACTCGACTCGGGCGCCACTCCCCCGACGCCGAACCTGACGAGAATCTCGCACCCcagctcgtcatcgtccACGCCCCGCAACGCCTCCCCGTCCAAACTCACCGGCTTTTCGACactggcgcaggcgcagacgtcggccgtcgcggccgtcgcaGAGCGTGGCCTATGGGACGAGTCGTCAAACGGTCGTGCCCGGAGAGAATTGACCGTgatcgaggagcgcgacccGATTTCGTCCAGCCCGGCGAAGAGCACCGACGCGTTGTCGCAATTGTCACAGGCTGAGACGTTGAAGGCGGACACGCTCAAGgcgaaggaggaggccgctTCCGCCTCTGCCGCTGTGCCGTTCCCtgcgacgtcgagcaccaccacTAGCGATGaccacgacggcgatggcgacaacCACGACCAGCCAACGGTAGACGAGGGATCAGCCAGAGGCTCGCAGCCCCCCGAGTCGACAAGCGGTTCACCTCCACGCCTTGACACGACAACGGCCCACGTCGAGGTGACAGCCTGACGCTTCCCCCTGGTGCAGCCAGCATCAACAGCATAACTACCCCACCGCGCACGCTCAACCGCGCACCTCTCCCAGCATTCTCATTGTACCTGCTCATCCGGACCCGGGCTCTTTTCTCTTTCTCTTCTCGTTGTTCTATCGATCCCATTGTAGCGTtgatcgccgtcgtccatATGCATCGTTGTCTAGTGTGTCTATGGCGTGAGCTGGCTGCGAGGCCAGCGTCCGGGCCTGTTTTCGTCGTCACCTCCTCTCCtactcggccttcttgctcACGCTGCCGTTGGCCTGCGCGGGGCCAGCACCAAACACCCAGCCCTCGCCCCAGCCACCCTCagccccgccgagctgccagccgccgatgccgccaacgccgacccACAGCCACTCGATGAGCCCGCGGACGCGGCCAAACACCGACTTGGGCTGCGTGCGCGGGATGTGCTCCGTGACGAGGTACCATGCGGCGCCGAACACAAGCCCGACGGCGTATCCAGCGAGCACCTGCGGGATGGAGTGGTATCGCAGCTCGTACCTGTCCTGTCAGCTGGTGCTGTCTACATGTGCTTCACACCAACTCACCTCGAGTACGCGACGGCAGCGGaccaggcgacgacgccgaacaGATAAATCCCCGTGCGCACCTTCCTGACCAGCGCGACCCGTgggctggcagcggcgcgggtaTACCTCGACCGCAAGCTGAGTGCGTACCCCACCgcccaggcgacgacgaacgCGCCCGCCTGCGAGTGGCTAGAGGGCATGCCGTAGCCGTCGCCTACGTGCACCATGTCCGGATAGGGCCGGGgggccttgagcgcgcgctTGAGGAGCAAGCTCAGCGCCTCGTTGACCACGCTCCCGGCTGCCAGGATAAGCAGCGACAGGCGCCGCCCGAACACCACGAGCGCGAAGTACGCTACGAAGAGGAAGATTGGCGAGAGGgacagcagcgcgagcgggacgcccaagggcgacgcgccgtcgtACACTATGTGCGTGAGGCTGAAGTGCTTGTCTGGGCCGTATGCGGACAttgtggggtggtgggtgagagGAGCAACAAGTGTGATGGACGAGGCAAGAGTTGGCGTGGCACAAGTTGAAGTTAGACCGCGCTGCTTGGGCCCCGCAAATTCCACTTGCAGGCGGCTGCGCCCaacgatgacggcggcgtgcagatTCGACATTGTCAAGTGTCTCTCTCTTCTCTcaccccaccaccgcgtCGGCCCCATCACACCCACTCGACCTCCCTCGGCACGCAGCAGAGGGGGGGCGGTCACTGTactcgactcggactcgaTCGCTCGCATCGCGCAGCATCGCAATGTTGCCACCtgcggcgctcgcctcgccacccgccgtcgttgccgccgatACGgcacccggcggcggcgcgggcgatCATCTGCCCCACTGGCTCTTGTTCATCTGCGGCGTGTGCACGCTTGTCGGTGAGTGCGACGCGGAGTGGGGAGGTGGAAGCGGCGACTCACGCCCCAGCGACCGGCGTCAGCATCATGTCCATCTTCCTCCAGCTCAAGAACTACCGCATGCCGCAGCTCCAGCGCAACGTCGTGCGCATCATGGTCATGTGGGTCGTGTGGGTTGAGGGCTCGCTGACACCAGGGTGCCGCTGTacgcgacgtcgtcgctcaTCGCGCTCTACTCGCTCAATGCGGCCTTCTTCATCGACGCCGTGAGGGACCTGTACGAGGTGAGTCGCGACTATCCCGCAGTTCTGACCCCAGGCATTCGTCATCTACGCGTTCCTCCAGCTGCTCATCACGTACcttggtggcgagcgcgacctcctgctgcgcctgcggGGACGCCCGCCCATCCCCCACCCGTTTCCAGTGTCCATCTTCCTCCGGCCAATGGACCCCAGCGACCCGTGGACGCTGCTGAACCTCaagcgcggcgtgctgcgtGAGTAGTACAAGGCAACCGTCGTCTGACAGTGCAGAGTATGTCCAGATCAagccgctcctcgtcgtcgcgacaGCCGTCATGAAGGCAACCAACACGTACCACGAGGGCGACTTCAAGCTCACCTCGGGATACACGTGGGTCACGGTCGCGTACAACATCAGCATCTCCCTCAGTCTCTACTGCCTCGCCATGTTCTGGGTCGCCGTCAACAAGGACCTCAAGCCGTTCCGGCCCATCCGTGAGTTTGGCCACCGTGGCCATGGTGCCCGTGCGCAGCAGctgacgtcgacgacagccaAATTCCTGTGCATCAAGGGCatcctcttcttctccttctggCAGGGGGTGCTCATCTCGTTCCTCGTgtccgtcggcgtcatcacAAAGGTCGGACCGTACACGGACCCCGAGCACATGTCACTTGCGATTGTCGACTCGCTCATCTGCCTCGAGATGCCCGGCTTTGCTATCGCCCACGTGAGGATGCCCGTCTCGTGAAGCTCGCTAACCTTGCAGCAAT
This window harbors:
- the IVY1 gene encoding Protein IVY1 — translated: MPTSSINRIRHDSMQSASSLGWPRPPSPTFSTTTTGSKVNLADSHTLISRKDLRASIACFEDLMAAAKAYRNALLAMSGATAAFASAMEACSRVKGCRGANAALAGGAGLQFLISNHEQILADTVYRQFEIPLLEALDNYKLITADRLAAYEKALHQQSDKIRRTEADNMKIGRRRKRDLNQFRQALADLQRQVDELDAIKLNYHEEVLESEEEAWDTVLGKVAFVIRSQLDFYEKIAGKASDPILEPLVMSIPDPFDAYGPPKEEGQIFSVLSPLGLDSGATPPTPNLTRISHPSSSSSTPRNASPSKLTGFSTLAQAQTSAVAAVAERGLWDESSNGRARRELTVIEERDPISSSPAKSTDALSQLSQAETLKADTLKAKEEAASASAAVPFPATSSTTTSDDHDGDGDNHDQPTVDEGSARGSQPPESTSGSPPRLDTTTAHVEVTA
- the Dolpp1 gene encoding Dolichyldiphosphatase 1 — translated: MSAYGPDKHFSLTHIVYDGASPLGVPLALLSLSPIFLFVAYFALVVFGRRLSLLILAAGSVVNEALSLLLKRALKAPRPYPDMVHVGDGYGMPSSHSQAGAFVVAWAVGYALSLRSRYTRAAASPRVALVRKVRTGIYLFGVVAWSAAVAYSRYELRYHSIPQVLAGYAVGLVFGAAWYLVTEHIPRTQPKSVFGRVRGLIEWLWVGVGGIGGWQLGGAEGGWGEGWVFGAGPAQANGSVSKKAE